Proteins from a single region of Chlorocebus sabaeus isolate Y175 chromosome 25, mChlSab1.0.hap1, whole genome shotgun sequence:
- the LOC140708561 gene encoding tubulin alpha chain-like: MVGSPSRCECISIHVGQAGVQMDSACWELYCLEHDTQRSGTMPSHKALGSSDDSFNTFFRETQPGKHASWAVCGPGTCCHSTMKWL, translated from the exons ATGGTG GGCTCACCCTCGCGGTGTGAGTGCATCTCCATCCATGTgggccaggccggagtgcagatGGACAGTGCCTGCTGGGAGCTATACTGCCTGGAGCACGACACCCAGCGcagtggcaccatgcccagccacaaggCCCTGGGGAGCAGCGATGACTCCTTCAACACCTTCTTCAGGGAGACCCAGCCTGGCAAGCATGCGTCCTGGGCTGTCTGTGGACCTGGAACCTGCTGTCATAG CACAATGAAGTGGCTGTGA